Proteins found in one Muntiacus reevesi chromosome 2, mMunRee1.1, whole genome shotgun sequence genomic segment:
- the LOC136161053 gene encoding heat shock factor protein 4 isoform X10: MGTGGRPGHRPPDPLEPVGGRCSPQSGTSFLVSDQSRFAKEVLPQYFKHSNMASFVRQLNMYGFRKVVSIEQGGLLRPERDHVEFQHPSFVRGREQLLERVRRKVPALRGDDGRWRPEDLGRLLGEVQAFRGMQESTEARLRELRQQNEILWREVVTLRQSHGQQHRVIGKLIQCLFGPLQAGSGSAGAKRKLSLMLDEGCPTPAKFNACSLPGALLQDPYFIQSPLPETTLGLSSPHRARGPIISDLAEDSPSPEGTRLSPSSGGRREKGLALLKEEPASPGGEGEAGLALAPNECDFCVTAPPPLPVAVVQAILEGKGSFSPEGPRNAQQPEPRGPREVPDRCPLDLERGGRSPESLLPPMLLRAPPESVEPAGPLDVLGPSLQGREWTLMDLDMELSLPKPQLSSPAASWGSLLQLQPLVPEKGETELAVKGLNSPGPAPTMGNTQERPSETIDRERKRLVETLQADSGLLLDALLARGVLTGPEYEALDALPDAERRVRRLLLLVQSKGEAACQELLSCAQRSVRAPDPAWDWQHVGTGYRERSYDPPCPGHWTPGAADSGTTCPWPPRAPESDEARGPEDSEAAQSGTLEETEPELEAETSEGAEPELETQMDPEPEPEAEPEPEAEPEPEPEPDFEAGDESEDS, from the exons ATGGGCACTGGTGGGCGACCCGGGCACCGACCACCTGATCCGCTGGAGCCCG TGGGCGGGCGGTGCTCTCCTCAGAGCGGGACCAGCTTCCTCGTGAGCGACCAGAGCCGCTTCGCCAAGGAGGTGCTGCCCCAATACTTCAAGCACAGCAACATGGCGAGCTTCGTGCGGCAACTCAATATGT ACGGTTTTCGGAAGGTGGTGAGCATCGAGCAGGGTGGCCTGCTGAGACCCGAACGGGATCACGTCGAGTTCCAGCACCCGAGCTTCGTACGCGGCCGAGAGCAACTGCTAGAACGCGTGCGCCGCAAG GTGCCTGCGCTGCGCGGCGACGACGGCCGCTGGCGCCCCGAGGACCTGGGCCGGCTGCTGGGCGAGGTGCAGGCTTTTCGGGGAATGCAGGAGAGCACCGAGGCGCGGCTGCGGGAACTCAGGCA GCAGAACGAGATCCTGTGGAGGGAGGTGGTCACGCTGCGGCAGAGCCACGGTCAGCAGCATCGGGTCATCGGCAAG cTGATCCAGTGCCTCTTTGGGCCACTTCAGGCTGGGTCTGGCAGCGCAGGAGCTAAGAGGAAGCT GTCCCTGATGCTGGATGAGGGGTGCCCAACACCAGCCAAATTCAATGCCTGCTCCTTACCTGGTGCCCTCCTGCAGGACCCCTACTTTATCCAGTCG CCCCTCCCGGAGACCACGCTGGGCCTCAGCAGCCCTCACAGGGCCAGGGGCCCCATCATCTCCGACCTCGCGGAAGACTCTCCATCCCCTGAAGGAACCAGGCTTTCCCCCTCCAGTGGTGGCAGGAG ggagaagggcctggcacTGCTCAAAGAAGAGCCAGCCAGCCCAGGGGGGGAAGGCGAGGCCGGGCTGGCCCTGGCCCCAAACGAGTGTGACTTCTGCGTGACAGCACCCCCACCGCTGCCTGTGGCTGTGGTGCAGGCCATCCTGGAGGGGAAAGGGAGCTTCAGCCCTGAGGGGCCCAGGAATGCCCAACAGCCTGAACCAAGAGGCCCCAGGGAGGTTCCCGACAG GTGCCCTCTGGACCTGGAGAGGGGAGGCCGGAGTCCAGAGAGTCTGCTGCCTCCAATGCTGCTTCGGGCCCCCCCTGAAAGTGTGGAGCCCGCAGGGCCGCTGGAT GTGCTGGGCCCCAGCCTCCAAGGGCGGGAATGGACTCTGATGGACTTAGACATGGAGCTGTCCCTG CCAAAGCCCCAGCTCTCTTCACCAGCTGCTTCCTGGGGTTCTCTTCTGCAGTTGCAGCCCTTGGTTCCAGAGAAGGGTGAGACCGAGCTGGCGGTTAAGGGGTTAAATTCTCCAGGCCCAG CCCCTACCATGGGCAACACCCAGGAGAGGCCGTCAGAGACGATCGACCGCGAGCGGAAACGCCTGGTAGAGACGCTGCAGGCGGACTCGGGGCTGCTGCTGGATGCGCTGCTGGCACGGGGCGTGCTCACCGGGCCCGAGTACGAGGCGCTAGACGCGCTGCCTGACGCCGAACGCAGGGTGCGCCGCCTGTTGCTGCTGGTGCAGAGCAAGGGCGAGGCTGCCTGCCAGGAGCTGCTGAGCTGCGCCCAGCGAAGTGTGCGGGCGCCCGACCCCGCCTGGGACTGGCAGCACGTGGGGACCG GCTACCGGGAACGAAGCTATGACCCTCCATGCCCAGGCCACTGGACTCCCGGAGCTGCTGACTCAGGGACCACGTGCCCCTGGCCGCCCAGAGCTCCAGAATCCGACGAGGCCCGGGGTCCTGAGGACTCCGAGGCAGCACAATCCGGAACCCTCGAGGAAACTGAGCCAGAGCTGGAAGCCGAGACCTCTGAAGGGGCTGAACCTGAGTTGGAAACCCAAATGGATCCGGAACCGGAGCCAGAGGCGGAACCGGAGCCGGAGGCAGAACcggagccggagccggagccTGACTTCGAGGCTGGAGATGAGTCTGAAG ATTCCTGA
- the LOC136161053 gene encoding nucleolar protein 3 isoform X12 yields the protein MGNTQERPSETIDRERKRLVETLQADSGLLLDALLARGVLTGPEYEALDALPDAERRVRRLLLLVQSKGEAACQELLSCAQRSVRAPDPAWDWQHVGTGYRERSYDPPCPGHWTPGAADSGTTCPWPPRAPESDEARGPEDSEAAQSGTLEETEPELEAETSEGAEPELETQMDPEPEPEAEPEPEAEPEPEPEPDFEAGDESEDS from the exons ATGGGCAACACCCAGGAGAGGCCGTCAGAGACGATCGACCGCGAGCGGAAACGCCTGGTAGAGACGCTGCAGGCGGACTCGGGGCTGCTGCTGGATGCGCTGCTGGCACGGGGCGTGCTCACCGGGCCCGAGTACGAGGCGCTAGACGCGCTGCCTGACGCCGAACGCAGGGTGCGCCGCCTGTTGCTGCTGGTGCAGAGCAAGGGCGAGGCTGCCTGCCAGGAGCTGCTGAGCTGCGCCCAGCGAAGTGTGCGGGCGCCCGACCCCGCCTGGGACTGGCAGCACGTGGGGACCG GCTACCGGGAACGAAGCTATGACCCTCCATGCCCAGGCCACTGGACTCCCGGAGCTGCTGACTCAGGGACCACGTGCCCCTGGCCGCCCAGAGCTCCAGAATCCGACGAGGCCCGGGGTCCTGAGGACTCCGAGGCAGCACAATCCGGAACCCTCGAGGAAACTGAGCCAGAGCTGGAAGCCGAGACCTCTGAAGGGGCTGAACCTGAGTTGGAAACCCAAATGGATCCGGAACCGGAGCCAGAGGCGGAACCGGAGCCGGAGGCAGAACcggagccggagccggagccTGACTTCGAGGCTGGAGATGAGTCTGAAG ATTCCTGA
- the LOC136161053 gene encoding heat shock factor protein 4 isoform X9, which yields MQEAPAALPTEPGPSPVPAFLGKLWALVGDPGTDHLIRWSPSGTSFLVSDQSRFAKEVLPQYFKHSNMASFVRQLNMYGFRKVVSIEQGGLLRPERDHVEFQHPSFVRGREQLLERVRRKVPALRGDDGRWRPEDLGRLLGEVQAFRGMQESTEARLRELRQQNEILWREVVTLRQSHGQQHRVIGKLIQCLFGPLQAGSGSAGAKRKLSLMLDEGCPTPAKFNACSLPGALLQDPYFIQSPLPETTLGLSSPHRARGPIISDLAEDSPSPEGTRLSPSSGGRREKGLALLKEEPASPGGEGEAGLALAPNECDFCVTAPPPLPVAVVQAILEGKGSFSPEGPRNAQQPEPRGPREVPDRCPLDLERGGRSPESLLPPMLLRAPPESVEPAGPLDVLGPSLQGREWTLMDLDMELSLPKPQLSSPAASWGSLLQLQPLVPEKGETELAVKGLNSPGPAPTMGNTQERPSETIDRERKRLVETLQADSGLLLDALLARGVLTGPEYEALDALPDAERRVRRLLLLVQSKGEAACQELLSCAQRSVRAPDPAWDWQHVGTGYRERSYDPPCPGHWTPGAADSGTTCPWPPRAPESDEARGPEDSEAAQSGTLEETEPELEAETSEGAEPELETQMDPEPEPEAEPEPEAEPEPEPEPDFEAGDESEDS from the exons ATGCAGGAAGCGCCGGCCGCGCTGCCCACCGAGCCGGGCCCCAGCCCAGTGCCTGCCTTCCTCGGCAAGCTATGGGCACTGGTGGGCGACCCGGGCACCGACCACCTGATCCGCTGGAGCCCG AGCGGGACCAGCTTCCTCGTGAGCGACCAGAGCCGCTTCGCCAAGGAGGTGCTGCCCCAATACTTCAAGCACAGCAACATGGCGAGCTTCGTGCGGCAACTCAATATGT ACGGTTTTCGGAAGGTGGTGAGCATCGAGCAGGGTGGCCTGCTGAGACCCGAACGGGATCACGTCGAGTTCCAGCACCCGAGCTTCGTACGCGGCCGAGAGCAACTGCTAGAACGCGTGCGCCGCAAG GTGCCTGCGCTGCGCGGCGACGACGGCCGCTGGCGCCCCGAGGACCTGGGCCGGCTGCTGGGCGAGGTGCAGGCTTTTCGGGGAATGCAGGAGAGCACCGAGGCGCGGCTGCGGGAACTCAGGCA GCAGAACGAGATCCTGTGGAGGGAGGTGGTCACGCTGCGGCAGAGCCACGGTCAGCAGCATCGGGTCATCGGCAAG cTGATCCAGTGCCTCTTTGGGCCACTTCAGGCTGGGTCTGGCAGCGCAGGAGCTAAGAGGAAGCT GTCCCTGATGCTGGATGAGGGGTGCCCAACACCAGCCAAATTCAATGCCTGCTCCTTACCTGGTGCCCTCCTGCAGGACCCCTACTTTATCCAGTCG CCCCTCCCGGAGACCACGCTGGGCCTCAGCAGCCCTCACAGGGCCAGGGGCCCCATCATCTCCGACCTCGCGGAAGACTCTCCATCCCCTGAAGGAACCAGGCTTTCCCCCTCCAGTGGTGGCAGGAG ggagaagggcctggcacTGCTCAAAGAAGAGCCAGCCAGCCCAGGGGGGGAAGGCGAGGCCGGGCTGGCCCTGGCCCCAAACGAGTGTGACTTCTGCGTGACAGCACCCCCACCGCTGCCTGTGGCTGTGGTGCAGGCCATCCTGGAGGGGAAAGGGAGCTTCAGCCCTGAGGGGCCCAGGAATGCCCAACAGCCTGAACCAAGAGGCCCCAGGGAGGTTCCCGACAG GTGCCCTCTGGACCTGGAGAGGGGAGGCCGGAGTCCAGAGAGTCTGCTGCCTCCAATGCTGCTTCGGGCCCCCCCTGAAAGTGTGGAGCCCGCAGGGCCGCTGGAT GTGCTGGGCCCCAGCCTCCAAGGGCGGGAATGGACTCTGATGGACTTAGACATGGAGCTGTCCCTG CCAAAGCCCCAGCTCTCTTCACCAGCTGCTTCCTGGGGTTCTCTTCTGCAGTTGCAGCCCTTGGTTCCAGAGAAGGGTGAGACCGAGCTGGCGGTTAAGGGGTTAAATTCTCCAGGCCCAG CCCCTACCATGGGCAACACCCAGGAGAGGCCGTCAGAGACGATCGACCGCGAGCGGAAACGCCTGGTAGAGACGCTGCAGGCGGACTCGGGGCTGCTGCTGGATGCGCTGCTGGCACGGGGCGTGCTCACCGGGCCCGAGTACGAGGCGCTAGACGCGCTGCCTGACGCCGAACGCAGGGTGCGCCGCCTGTTGCTGCTGGTGCAGAGCAAGGGCGAGGCTGCCTGCCAGGAGCTGCTGAGCTGCGCCCAGCGAAGTGTGCGGGCGCCCGACCCCGCCTGGGACTGGCAGCACGTGGGGACCG GCTACCGGGAACGAAGCTATGACCCTCCATGCCCAGGCCACTGGACTCCCGGAGCTGCTGACTCAGGGACCACGTGCCCCTGGCCGCCCAGAGCTCCAGAATCCGACGAGGCCCGGGGTCCTGAGGACTCCGAGGCAGCACAATCCGGAACCCTCGAGGAAACTGAGCCAGAGCTGGAAGCCGAGACCTCTGAAGGGGCTGAACCTGAGTTGGAAACCCAAATGGATCCGGAACCGGAGCCAGAGGCGGAACCGGAGCCGGAGGCAGAACcggagccggagccggagccTGACTTCGAGGCTGGAGATGAGTCTGAAG ATTCCTGA
- the LOC136161053 gene encoding heat shock factor protein 4 isoform X11 — MQEAPAALPTEPGPSPVPAFLGKLWALVGDPGTDHLIRWSPSGTSFLVSDQSRFAKEVLPQYFKHSNMASFVRQLNMYGFRKVVSIEQGGLLRPERDHVEFQHPSFVRGREQLLERVRRKVPALRGDDGRWRPEDLGRLLGEVQAFRGMQESTEARLRELRQQNEILWREVVTLRQSHGQQHRVIGKLIQCLFGPLQAGSGSAGAKRKLSLMLDEGCPTPAKFNACSLPGALLQDPYFIQSPLPETTLGLSSPHRARGPIISDLAEDSPSPEGTRLSPSSGGRREKGLALLKEEPASPGGEGEAGLALAPNECDFCVTAPPPLPVAVVQAILEGKGSFSPEGPRNAQQPEPRGPREVPDRCPLDLERGGRSPESLLPPMLLRAPPESVEPAGPLDVLGPSLQGREWTLMDLDMELSLLQPLVPEKGETELAVKGLNSPGPGKDSTLGAPLLLDIPAALGGPALSLPGALTVYSSPESRASYLGAGDNPSP; from the exons ATGCAGGAAGCGCCGGCCGCGCTGCCCACCGAGCCGGGCCCCAGCCCAGTGCCTGCCTTCCTCGGCAAGCTATGGGCACTGGTGGGCGACCCGGGCACCGACCACCTGATCCGCTGGAGCCCG AGCGGGACCAGCTTCCTCGTGAGCGACCAGAGCCGCTTCGCCAAGGAGGTGCTGCCCCAATACTTCAAGCACAGCAACATGGCGAGCTTCGTGCGGCAACTCAATATGT ACGGTTTTCGGAAGGTGGTGAGCATCGAGCAGGGTGGCCTGCTGAGACCCGAACGGGATCACGTCGAGTTCCAGCACCCGAGCTTCGTACGCGGCCGAGAGCAACTGCTAGAACGCGTGCGCCGCAAG GTGCCTGCGCTGCGCGGCGACGACGGCCGCTGGCGCCCCGAGGACCTGGGCCGGCTGCTGGGCGAGGTGCAGGCTTTTCGGGGAATGCAGGAGAGCACCGAGGCGCGGCTGCGGGAACTCAGGCA GCAGAACGAGATCCTGTGGAGGGAGGTGGTCACGCTGCGGCAGAGCCACGGTCAGCAGCATCGGGTCATCGGCAAG cTGATCCAGTGCCTCTTTGGGCCACTTCAGGCTGGGTCTGGCAGCGCAGGAGCTAAGAGGAAGCT GTCCCTGATGCTGGATGAGGGGTGCCCAACACCAGCCAAATTCAATGCCTGCTCCTTACCTGGTGCCCTCCTGCAGGACCCCTACTTTATCCAGTCG CCCCTCCCGGAGACCACGCTGGGCCTCAGCAGCCCTCACAGGGCCAGGGGCCCCATCATCTCCGACCTCGCGGAAGACTCTCCATCCCCTGAAGGAACCAGGCTTTCCCCCTCCAGTGGTGGCAGGAG ggagaagggcctggcacTGCTCAAAGAAGAGCCAGCCAGCCCAGGGGGGGAAGGCGAGGCCGGGCTGGCCCTGGCCCCAAACGAGTGTGACTTCTGCGTGACAGCACCCCCACCGCTGCCTGTGGCTGTGGTGCAGGCCATCCTGGAGGGGAAAGGGAGCTTCAGCCCTGAGGGGCCCAGGAATGCCCAACAGCCTGAACCAAGAGGCCCCAGGGAGGTTCCCGACAG GTGCCCTCTGGACCTGGAGAGGGGAGGCCGGAGTCCAGAGAGTCTGCTGCCTCCAATGCTGCTTCGGGCCCCCCCTGAAAGTGTGGAGCCCGCAGGGCCGCTGGAT GTGCTGGGCCCCAGCCTCCAAGGGCGGGAATGGACTCTGATGGACTTAGACATGGAGCTGTCCCTG TTGCAGCCCTTGGTTCCAGAGAAGGGTGAGACCGAGCTGGCGGTTAAGGGGTTAAATTCTCCAGGCCCAG GAAAGGACTCCACCCTCGGGGCACCACTCCTGCTGGACATCCCAGCGGCTTTGGGAGGCCCAGCCCTCAGCCTGCCCGGAGCTTTAACCGTTTACAGCAGCCCTGAGAGCCGGGCCTCCTACCTGGGCGCGGGAGACAACCCCTCGCCCTGA
- the LOC136161053 gene encoding heat shock factor protein 4 isoform X13 — MQEAPAALPTEPGPSPVPAFLGKLWALVGDPGTDHLIRWSPSGTSFLVSDQSRFAKEVLPQYFKHSNMASFVRQLNMYGFRKVVSIEQGGLLRPERDHVEFQHPSFVRGREQLLERVRRKVPALRGDDGRWRPEDLGRLLGEVQAFRGMQESTEARLRELRQQNEILWREVVTLRQSHGQQHRVIGKLIQCLFGPLQAGSGSAGAKRKLSLMLDEGCPTPAKFNACSLPGALLQDPYFIQSVRLNPSSTCSPSRRPRWASAALTGPGAPSSPTSRKTLHPLKEPGFPPPVVAGAPPPLPVAVVQAILEGKGSFSPEGPRNAQQPEPRGPREVPDRCPLDLERGGRSPESLLPPMLLRAPPESVEPAGPLDVLGPSLQGREWTLMDLDMELSLLQPLVPEKGETELAVKGLNSPGPGKDSTLGAPLLLDIPAALGGPALSLPGALTVYSSPESRASYLGAGDNPSP; from the exons ATGCAGGAAGCGCCGGCCGCGCTGCCCACCGAGCCGGGCCCCAGCCCAGTGCCTGCCTTCCTCGGCAAGCTATGGGCACTGGTGGGCGACCCGGGCACCGACCACCTGATCCGCTGGAGCCCG AGCGGGACCAGCTTCCTCGTGAGCGACCAGAGCCGCTTCGCCAAGGAGGTGCTGCCCCAATACTTCAAGCACAGCAACATGGCGAGCTTCGTGCGGCAACTCAATATGT ACGGTTTTCGGAAGGTGGTGAGCATCGAGCAGGGTGGCCTGCTGAGACCCGAACGGGATCACGTCGAGTTCCAGCACCCGAGCTTCGTACGCGGCCGAGAGCAACTGCTAGAACGCGTGCGCCGCAAG GTGCCTGCGCTGCGCGGCGACGACGGCCGCTGGCGCCCCGAGGACCTGGGCCGGCTGCTGGGCGAGGTGCAGGCTTTTCGGGGAATGCAGGAGAGCACCGAGGCGCGGCTGCGGGAACTCAGGCA GCAGAACGAGATCCTGTGGAGGGAGGTGGTCACGCTGCGGCAGAGCCACGGTCAGCAGCATCGGGTCATCGGCAAG cTGATCCAGTGCCTCTTTGGGCCACTTCAGGCTGGGTCTGGCAGCGCAGGAGCTAAGAGGAAGCT GTCCCTGATGCTGGATGAGGGGTGCCCAACACCAGCCAAATTCAATGCCTGCTCCTTACCTGGTGCCCTCCTGCAGGACCCCTACTTTATCCAGTCGGTAA GGCTCAACCCGTCTTCTACTTGCAGCCCCTCCCGGAGACCACGCTGGGCCTCAGCAGCCCTCACAGGGCCAGGGGCCCCATCATCTCCGACCTCGCGGAAGACTCTCCATCCCCTGAAGGAACCAGGCTTTCCCCCTCCAGTGGTGGCAGGAG CACCCCCACCGCTGCCTGTGGCTGTGGTGCAGGCCATCCTGGAGGGGAAAGGGAGCTTCAGCCCTGAGGGGCCCAGGAATGCCCAACAGCCTGAACCAAGAGGCCCCAGGGAGGTTCCCGACAG GTGCCCTCTGGACCTGGAGAGGGGAGGCCGGAGTCCAGAGAGTCTGCTGCCTCCAATGCTGCTTCGGGCCCCCCCTGAAAGTGTGGAGCCCGCAGGGCCGCTGGAT GTGCTGGGCCCCAGCCTCCAAGGGCGGGAATGGACTCTGATGGACTTAGACATGGAGCTGTCCCTG TTGCAGCCCTTGGTTCCAGAGAAGGGTGAGACCGAGCTGGCGGTTAAGGGGTTAAATTCTCCAGGCCCAG GAAAGGACTCCACCCTCGGGGCACCACTCCTGCTGGACATCCCAGCGGCTTTGGGAGGCCCAGCCCTCAGCCTGCCCGGAGCTTTAACCGTTTACAGCAGCCCTGAGAGCCGGGCCTCCTACCTGGGCGCGGGAGACAACCCCTCGCCCTGA